Within Astyanax mexicanus isolate ESR-SI-001 chromosome 2, AstMex3_surface, whole genome shotgun sequence, the genomic segment cagggaaacgaaacacacctgttaaaatgtcccatttcatcatggagtcgaactgcatgctctcataaacagtatgctggagttatctgtagtggtgagatcttacagttgcagtataataaataactgaaagtttattactccctcattttaagccaagtaatatatgtttttctcttcaggttcttctctggcgtctcatgagggaggagtgcggttgtctggagggatggagtgtgagggggaagtggaggtgttcttcaggcaggactggaggagagttctgctggactcctggagtgagtctgaggcctctgtggtctgcagacagctgggctatggttctgtactcaacatctccagctcctcttcatccagtcctgaacacagctacatgtgtgtgacgggtttcaactgctctgggagtgaagctcatctgaggaactgcagcagctcacaagcagttaactgcagctccacagtacagctctacatcacctgctctggtaagcattgcacagttaatatatgtataattttatttgtatgtatgataacatgcaaaagtgcctctattatccatatttttgaacatttgagaataattatttggcaaatatgagtacatatacacaacacatatcttgtgaaaggagttttaaaaaaacatcttttgtatttgtgtaaattttaggtacatctaacacagtccacagctccatcaggctggttggttctgggggagactgtgcaggaaggctggaggttttccacagtggatcatgggggacagtgagtgatgaattgtgggatattgaggatgcgcaggtggtctgcagacagctgcagtgtggagtggccctcagtgctccagtaccggtaccagcccggtttggatctggaactggacccatttggcttaatgaggtggagtgtgaggggaacgaggcgtctctgtggaactgcagatatcagctgtgtggagaggatgaatgtggacacaaggatgatgtaggagtcgtgtgctcaggtacttcgtatcttgaattgctcagtttgtaatgatcttgtaatcaagtaccaatgccctatctatgtacaactggaggtacattttgaataaataaagaagaaacttttgcacgtttaaatcaatgtgcataactagctagctatctttctcccgccagagtataaagagatcagactgactgagggctgtgaggggaatctggaggtgtactataatggaacctgggggaatgtgtgtgtaaatgggatgactgatgaaacggcaaaattgatctgtcgagagctgaactgtggaagaactggcagtgagtcttggtctaaagcaagagtggaatcagctcctaactggctggataatgtaaaatgtaggaaacatgactccactctgtggcactgtccatcttcttcctggggggagaacaggtgtgataatcgcaatgaggttgcttgcattacctgctcaggtaggcagatatgatgaggtgttaaagactttaaagaatgctagaactaatgtagtttgtaattggaatttcataatatttgattttttgtcctaccacagagaatggaaatacactagatttgacaaattggctgtgtgattcatctcctcatgagagaccgtgctcaagtaagaaaacttatcattatcaaaatgatcatgtctttgataaactacattttctttctttttgactgcatgttctgccagcatgctttcactaataagcaattcttgtctttgctcgcactgttttatttgtagtttgcatatttttttgcactttaacatattttagataacacttctacagtgatatttttaacaaaggtttagagagggattctgggtaatggagtccatcagagtgtctatgtaagtctgaggaattcaggtgtagacaggacaggtgtggtggatgggggtggataatatggccctaaaacaatatcacgatgtttcatggcatttatcgcgataacagtactcttggtgatatgacaaaacactgaattaaagatattattttaaaaatacactactgaaacaaaataaaaattaaattctgtttttgcatatgatatggcacccccccaaactacgatataaaaaaatacaagactttttatcagatggtaacagacatcagtgatcaagaaagtcatgatactattaatgcactctatataatctatataattaataataaagtaaaatgaataatattggacagataaaaacagcaaccccagtggtgccctgcagtgataattaggggtgggtgatatggcacgatatttcagggtatagtatcgttttttgcgtttgatacgatatggcacagccctagtggtggaaataacaggtgtaacagacagctagtttaaaaaaatcaactgtttcaactaaaacagtaaaacaaggtaagtgctttttttttttactatggctacttctgttttttttttctcctgctctcttctgcttgtatatatttttcatcttacaatgcttttttctctatctctataagaacatatttcatcatacagtatatacgactgttgtaaatgtttgtaagactttgatggataatcatttttttccctctgtggtgtgtttgtagagcacattcctctgaggctgaggggaggagtaggaagctgttctggatggctgcaggtgtatcataataaaacatgggggtctgtatgtggtgatctctgggacatcagggatgctcaggtgatctgcaggcagctgggttgtgggccggcgctgagtgctaatagaagagctgctgatggttctggtggaggaactatctggatgaacagagtgaagtgtagagggaatgagattcacctgtgggactgtcctcattccctgaagaaccacactgactgctcccacagtgctggagtcacttgtggaggtcagaggaacagacacaattgaatatatttgcctcctaactgttacagaaactttacacatgcttgagaaaaatacttacatcacattgttattttatgctcactcactaggcttcctgtatcatactttgcctttaaataataaaagaggacagatgggacattttgtcttgcaaggtcagggaccacttttctccattgtaaacaggcttgatagcaacttcggtaactattgttgatcataatgttggtcacacacatttggtttccatcatttaataattgtaatgtttttgggaaggatagtaaagtaacaatagtgagagtctgtatgtgctttgcaccagtctgtctagatcattctgtgtttatagacatttcatatgtcatcttccataatattcatcacaaaattattcacatccaataaaaggactgtgttcatgtataaattgtctatacattttgtatatttgttttttagattctcaaccacagacaagaagaatcatacttccacaaactcctccaccagctgttccctccatctatccagtgtctctcctggttctgggatctgtgctcttcctggccttagtgcttctggttgtgctgttttatcagaacagagtgctcaggagaggtagggagattcagagatcatctacaatccactttctgtactttctctaatcatcattagtccttcaatctgtcatcggtcttctcttctactgaactgactccatgtttctctctgtctctctcacagtgatctctaagaggaggaagacttcagctgagcctgtctatgaggagattgacaccaggctcatccctaaaagaattactgtctcaactgaaagtaagagtaaaatgttttttttttctctcaaagcagaaatgtctggtctttacagaaataatgtagcagttaatcaaatacttgtcagataactctcttttcatattgttatattttagtgtttaaatatttagtgttttttttgtagattttcttcctttgttaataaattacaccaatttatctatcttttcttcccactgaataatgttctgaataatgtatcttctcattcaataaaatgtatttataaaagctattggataaaaaaacttttaacaataattttagttttctttgctttttattgttctatgtattgctcttttattgcaactttaatattcactatcatagggcactaccagtattttcagtttccagtagagggcagtgttagacttttagaccctgtggatgtttagtttctgtaacagtaatgcaagatgattgacagggattattttattgtttgtgcatggagtttctgtaggttcacatgtgctgtaggtaccaaatgtgtagcacctcaaactatcaaaatatgttactgtgcctgtttacttttttgagaccagaaagttatttctgtggcgagaggtcatgagatcttggggaaaagggaaaagaaagaagaaaaaaaggaagaaatagggagacacttaaatcaggccctcaaacccacatttacattttttgtaacaaataaatagaaaacacagacacaagcaataacaataaaaaaaaacacttatttagaaagcaatttacaaagctttgatctgctctccctctcctctcctcctctttacatcctggaagcctccttctgctgatcttcctctttcgggtggggatggagacggtggagaggcaagtgctgctgcttgagctccaggacactgaagatgctgggtcttcggggactgggcctgaatttacagaagagaaagatctgtagatttactttcacatagttactgtagtcctgtaatagtttatccaaataagaagatctacagttctccatagttcatacatttgtctcattaacatacactgtttttagcttgtatgggatcctgggcaaacccctgattcagcacttctctcataccattttatacactgcctgtatttgtaattaatgtactaaactagaaatgtcaaaaaagtaaccaaataaataactttactgcaggatacacactatcatgatgaaataatagaattagtaaaacaactattttttttaaacaagcaagcctggatgaaaatgttcagaacagagaattaagaatgacaagtatttaaaattaagtacagatacagtccatcattcattctgacaggtgactttaatttagttttagtcttttgtttgtcacactttagtcatttagtcaacaaaacatttaagcctagtctagtcaaataaaaagtatgtattacatttatggttttactgttttagatgtgtattatttattgctaatatttattaaaacaccagcttttaagttttgtttcatttaaattaagcacaagctatttaaaacaaggtgtatgtatggacatattgacaatttaaagaacaactcccaggttcagatgatgcaaaaatgaaagacaaccaaaactgagataaaatggcaatacagctaattgacattcttaaaactacatttcattttaacagtttctcaactagaatctctcctttactcacagctaaattggtgtactctcattatatatatgtatatgatatatatgtgtgtgtgtgtgtgtgtgtgtgtatataataaaatagcattttaaaatctaagaacttgctgacaaatatgattcatctttattctgaagtgctcagaatagcagaggactgacagcttaggtaccatactaatgcatacataactacataggtagttagttatctatattgtaataagttgttcacagtcattacattgcaaaaaatttcttctctgataagactttttgtcttactaagcattgtgtaagtgttagattattttgcttattttagggataattatcttaatcattcttacttagaatttgtaatttgaactcaaaataagcacaattaagcagcaatcaagttattctgattcttgtgtccataaacagtgacttttttgcttgatttaggtgttacttcactcattttgagactttgccattgcttttttgtaagaaatcttactaagaaaattttgcttacccgattggcagatttgttttgcttaatacatatatttgtcttaatttgcatatattttatgtctagtttttttttttgcagtgtagtgtaaactgcactgtgaagttttaaattaagggatgaaattagtccccctgtgttaaaaaaaagcttcttttacccggtgaaaatagtcacacttccattacattatgctaacattactttgttttaaagcaactgacctataaagatagtgagccaaatttaggtcgagccaagtttatgaaactacacacttttactgcagtacagatttacactctctactaaataatccatctcaaaagcagaaaaaacgtactttatactgggaggctatatcgttaaatatagggagtatagggaatgttttcttctgattttgagctggactttttagcagggtcaacattactggctttcaggagcctaatctttaaattcttaacaattagctatattgtagcgaagctgcttttatattctgttcactgtgaattcactgttctgttctgttctgtgctgggcttgtgattggggtagggggaggggcagagcaggaaagcgcgtgtgtgtgtgtgaagggagagagagagagagagagagagagagagagggagagaagagctgcccgtgagtgtaatatatttcagaaaatatatataaataacaaatattgaaatatgtaactaaatgttgggtttattatacgatatcgtataataaacccaacatttagttacatatttcaatatttgttatttatatatattttacaacacttgtaaaaaaaacgggagacttttcttatgttatttgtaatgtgatttatatatataaatcacattacaaataacataatacaaaaaataagtatgaacttctgcaacatagatattacattaagagcaaaattaacataaaaaaaatacattcagaagaaagtatcaacttcaatgtgcaatcaaattgaaaataaatagcgtaactgtagtgcaaaacaaaaggtcaagaaactaaaataaatacatataaataaaacaaagacacatccatacgctcactgttgtgggtgcagaacaaattaaatccaaacaggatcatcatgataaaggtggccttatgccctttacttcagaaactttgtctattggttatgaatatgcttgttatacaactattattactaatagtaataatattataaaaaaataaccacgaTAACAATATTGTTGAATTACTGAGAGACTGACTGAGTGacgcggtgagtgacgcaacttccggtctgcgtacctgcttgctgtttgtttagctcctctctgttttagctatttgtttacgttttctactacttattaacctttaaccgtcttataaccttcctaaacttataaaatccctcaggtagccattatttttgtgttatttatcgatttttgccgttttttttgtgtgttttgtgcttacttcgaggtaatggcgtgtgcggaggatcgtgctctcctgacactcagcgaggagctcgtccgtctggatcagcagatccaccgcctgctcgagaggcagtcggagctccacaggcagaggacgaggctggaggaatcccgcgacgccgccttagcggccgtctccaacccggtgatgccggcgcggcggaccccggcggtcgtttgcttcacccccgctccgggaggggcctgggagcggcagcgcggccgaggaaagcgggtttcccccctaccttctcagccggattttgcctccgcaaaccggtttgaggtcctcagctcgtcgccgtcgcctccttcacctcccccagccccgaggaaaacagataagggcagtaccctcattgtcggagattccattgttagccatttaaaggtgtctaacgctaagagtaatgctgcagtgtcgtgttttccaggagctcgggtcctggacgtcgcccggcggcttcctacggtggttcggcatcgcggggaccccggcaccgtcatcctgcatgtgggtaccaacgacacgtccgcccggcgcagtgaggtcctgaaggagcactttcgcactcttctggacaccgctcgcagactgacccgcgcccgcctcctcatctctggtccgatgcccacctaccgccgcgggagccagccgttcagccgcctctacgctctccactgctggctgcgggactggtgctctgctagtggagttggctacgtggacaactgggagagttttcgggaacgtccagccctcttccaccgagacgggcttcaccccagccgcctgggatccaccgtcctctctggtaacattgaggcggtgctacgccgggactgactggccctaaccagtcataccggccaggttagtggtctaagtaatgggcagtttagtaatatacattgttctaatgagttatcttgccactttcctgtgcataaggctgtgagttttaattatgtgcctttttcagatacaagtgcatttttacctggtaggattgagactgtgtctgtcccccgtgtcgctcgaaaccgaaaaactcagaaaatctgttttaataatcttattaaaattaaaacaacagcatccgtctctcagagtaccagcagcgtccgtatgaaactagggctattaaatataagatcgctagcaccaaaatcagttat encodes:
- the LOC125799142 gene encoding scavenger receptor cysteine-rich type 1 protein M130-like isoform X1; the encoded protein is MNGSDSCSGRVELQYLSEWGTVCDVSWDMRAASVLCAQLKCGSAVAVLGSDWFGEGSGRIWADVFDCQGNETHLLKCPISSWSRTACSHKQYAGVICSGSSLASHEGGVRLSGGMECEGEVEVFFRQDWRRVLLDSWSESEASVVCRQLGYGSVLNISSSSSSSPEHSYMCVTGFNCSGSEAHLRNCSSSQAVNCSSTVQLYITCSGTSNTVHSSIRLVGSGGDCAGRLEVFHSGSWGTVSDELWDIEDAQVVCRQLQCGVALSAPVPVPARFGSGTGPIWLNEVECEGNEASLWNCRYQLCGEDECGHKDDVGVVCSEYKEIRLTEGCEGNLEVYYNGTWGNVCVNGMTDETAKLICRELNCGRTGSESWSKARVESAPNWLDNVKCRKHDSTLWHCPSSSWGENRCDNRNEVACITCSENGNTLDLTNWLCDSSPHERPCSKHIPLRLRGGVGSCSGWLQVYHNKTWGSVCGDLWDIRDAQVICRQLGCGPALSANRRAADGSGGGTIWMNRVKCRGNEIHLWDCPHSLKNHTDCSHSAGVTCGGFLYHTLPLNNKRGQMGHFVLQDSQPQTRRIILPQTPPPAVPSIYPVSLLVLGSVLFLALVLLVVLFYQNRVLRRVISKRRKTSAEPVYEEIDTRLIPKRITVSTESNGVCGGSCSPDTQRGARPSGSADPPPAREAVGAPQAEDEAGGIPRRRLSGRLQPGDAGAADPGGRLLHPRSGRGLGAAARPRKAGFPPTFSAGFCLRKPV
- the LOC125799142 gene encoding antigen WC1.1-like isoform X2, which translates into the protein MECEGEVEVFFRQDWRRVLLDSWSESEASVVCRQLGYGSVLNISSSSSSSPEHSYMCVTGFNCSGSEAHLRNCSSSQAVNCSSTVQLYITCSGTSNTVHSSIRLVGSGGDCAGRLEVFHSGSWGTVSDELWDIEDAQVVCRQLQCGVALSAPVPVPARFGSGTGPIWLNEVECEGNEASLWNCRYQLCGEDECGHKDDVGVVCSEYKEIRLTEGCEGNLEVYYNGTWGNVCVNGMTDETAKLICRELNCGRTGSESWSKARVESAPNWLDNVKCRKHDSTLWHCPSSSWGENRCDNRNEVACITCSENGNTLDLTNWLCDSSPHERPCSKHIPLRLRGGVGSCSGWLQVYHNKTWGSVCGDLWDIRDAQVICRQLGCGPALSANRRAADGSGGGTIWMNRVKCRGNEIHLWDCPHSLKNHTDCSHSAGVTCGGFLYHTLPLNNKRGQMGHFVLQDSQPQTRRIILPQTPPPAVPSIYPVSLLVLGSVLFLALVLLVVLFYQNRVLRRVISKRRKTSAEPVYEEIDTRLIPKRITVSTESNGVCGGSCSPDTQRGARPSGSADPPPAREAVGAPQAEDEAGGIPRRRLSGRLQPGDAGAADPGGRLLHPRSGRGLGAAARPRKAGFPPTFSAGFCLRKPV